A stretch of the Sulfurimonas sp. HSL-1656 genome encodes the following:
- a CDS encoding 16S rRNA (uracil(1498)-N(3))-methyltransferase — MRFLFHDEAGAPGVTLKGEAYKYIVKVRRHGVGDSVALRHPDKSEMLYTYRLVQNDGRRAELTLVSEEPLRIGAARPLHIGWCIIDPKSVEKVLPQLNEMGISGITFIACDRSQRQFKPDFERYKRILEASMQQCGRSEWMELETADSLEAFMAANPQTVVLDFTEETLRDTTGIATVLIGCEGGFSEAERTLLAGCRTVRFETPLILRSESAAVAAAAKILL, encoded by the coding sequence GTGAGATTTCTCTTTCACGACGAAGCAGGTGCGCCGGGGGTCACTCTCAAAGGGGAGGCCTACAAGTACATCGTGAAAGTAAGGCGCCACGGTGTCGGCGACAGCGTGGCCCTGCGTCACCCGGACAAGAGCGAAATGCTCTATACCTACCGCCTCGTGCAGAATGACGGACGGCGCGCGGAACTGACCCTGGTGTCGGAAGAGCCCCTCCGTATCGGGGCAGCCCGGCCGCTGCATATCGGATGGTGCATCATCGACCCAAAGTCCGTTGAAAAAGTGCTGCCGCAGCTCAACGAGATGGGGATCTCCGGGATCACTTTCATTGCCTGTGACCGCAGCCAGCGTCAGTTCAAACCCGACTTCGAGCGTTACAAGCGCATTCTCGAAGCCTCCATGCAGCAGTGCGGCCGCAGCGAATGGATGGAGCTGGAGACAGCGGATTCGCTCGAAGCGTTCATGGCGGCGAACCCGCAGACCGTGGTGCTTGATTTCACCGAAGAGACGCTGCGTGACACCACCGGAATAGCGACAGTGCTGATCGGCTGCGAAGGGGGCTTCAGCGAAGCGGAGCGCACCCTGCTGGCCGGTTGCCGTACGGTGCGTTTCGAGACGCCGCTGATCCTCCGTTCGGAGAGCGCCGCCGTCGCGGCAGCGGCCAAGATCCTGCTCTAA
- the nhaA gene encoding Na+/H+ antiporter NhaA, which produces MRHETLLQFLKRESAIGVLLIVSTVMAIAMANSPLHSFYSYFLNIPVVISFDEFVIAKPLLLWINDGLMAVFFFMVGLEIKREVLEGSLQERSKVALPAFAALGGMLVPALIYWGLNTGDEAAMKGWAIPMATDIAFALGILSLLGNRVPTALKVFLLALAIIDDLGAIIVIALFYGHGLSFAALGTAMTMALILLFMNLRGVTNNTFYILIGLVMWAAVLKSGVHATIAGVVLGLLIPLRGNRESFHNLEHSLHAPVNYIILPLFAFVNTGVSFGSVSASDFAHSVTMGIAAGLFFGKSIGIFLFSRLAVILRLGKLPEGVTNAQLFGVAILGGIGFTMSLFIGSLAFECSEGVCFSLVDERIGILMGSLLSGIVGALYLSAVLKRTKPEATPDS; this is translated from the coding sequence ATGCGACATGAGACCCTGCTACAGTTTTTAAAGCGCGAATCCGCGATCGGCGTTTTGCTGATCGTCTCGACGGTGATGGCCATCGCGATGGCCAACTCGCCGCTGCACAGCTTTTACAGCTATTTTCTCAACATTCCCGTCGTCATCAGTTTCGATGAATTTGTCATTGCCAAGCCGCTGCTGCTCTGGATCAACGACGGGTTGATGGCCGTTTTCTTCTTCATGGTGGGGCTGGAGATCAAGCGCGAAGTGCTGGAGGGCAGCCTCCAGGAGCGCTCCAAAGTCGCCCTCCCGGCTTTTGCCGCCCTAGGGGGGATGCTGGTACCCGCATTGATCTACTGGGGGCTCAATACCGGTGACGAGGCGGCGATGAAAGGGTGGGCGATCCCGATGGCGACGGATATCGCCTTCGCGCTGGGGATCCTCTCGCTGCTCGGCAACCGTGTCCCGACGGCGCTGAAAGTTTTTTTGCTGGCGCTGGCGATTATCGATGACCTCGGTGCCATCATCGTCATCGCGCTCTTTTACGGCCACGGGCTCTCCTTCGCCGCACTCGGCACGGCGATGACGATGGCGCTGATCCTGCTCTTTATGAACCTGCGGGGCGTCACGAACAATACGTTTTATATCCTGATCGGGCTGGTCATGTGGGCCGCTGTACTGAAATCGGGGGTCCATGCGACGATCGCCGGGGTCGTACTGGGACTGCTGATCCCCCTGCGGGGCAACCGGGAGAGTTTCCATAACCTTGAACACTCCCTGCATGCCCCGGTCAACTACATCATTCTGCCGCTCTTTGCTTTCGTCAACACGGGGGTCAGTTTCGGCAGCGTTTCGGCGAGCGACTTTGCGCACTCCGTGACGATGGGGATCGCGGCCGGGCTCTTTTTCGGTAAAAGCATCGGAATCTTTCTCTTCAGCCGTCTTGCCGTCATCCTGCGGCTGGGAAAACTGCCCGAAGGGGTGACGAACGCGCAGCTGTTCGGGGTTGCCATCCTCGGCGGGATCGGGTTTACGATGAGTCTCTTTATCGGCTCTCTGGCCTTTGAATGTAGTGAAGGGGTCTGTTTCTCGCTGGTGGACGAGCGGATCGGGATTTTGATGGGGTCGCTGTTGTCGGGTATCGTGGGGGCGCTCTACCTGTCGGCGGTGCTGAAGCGGACGAAGCCGGAGGCGACCCCGGACAGCTGA
- a CDS encoding RNA methyltransferase: protein MLIYGKQPVYYLISRHPEKIETLYLAKELEAKEYNRLMRMGFEVKRIPQEAAQKMSRSGNHQGFLAETAALEPTSLHSLAEKDFVVVLCGITDVGNIGAIVRSAYALGADGIIATGIKSLALEPVVRSSTGALYDLPFNVTTNLYDVLTELKNRGHRLYGAVMEGEDVRTLAFEGKRALLLGNEGEGIPARAVRRLDQGVRIAMAHGFDSLNVSAAGAILMERMRTV, encoded by the coding sequence ATGTTGATATATGGAAAACAACCGGTCTATTATCTGATCTCCCGGCATCCCGAAAAGATCGAGACGCTGTACCTCGCCAAAGAGCTGGAGGCGAAAGAGTATAACCGGCTGATGCGCATGGGGTTTGAGGTCAAACGCATTCCTCAGGAGGCGGCGCAGAAGATGAGCCGCAGCGGCAACCATCAGGGTTTTCTGGCAGAAACGGCGGCACTCGAGCCGACATCGCTGCATTCGCTTGCCGAGAAAGATTTCGTTGTCGTACTGTGCGGCATTACGGATGTCGGTAATATCGGTGCCATTGTCCGCAGCGCCTATGCGCTGGGCGCGGACGGCATCATCGCGACCGGGATCAAATCCCTCGCACTTGAACCGGTCGTGCGCAGTTCGACGGGGGCGCTTTATGACCTCCCTTTCAATGTGACGACGAACCTTTACGACGTCCTCACCGAGCTTAAAAACCGGGGCCACCGGCTCTATGGGGCTGTCATGGAAGGGGAAGATGTCCGCACCCTTGCATTCGAGGGCAAACGGGCACTGCTGCTCGGCAACGAGGGGGAAGGGATCCCGGCCCGGGCCGTCCGCCGTCTTGATCAGGGGGTGCGTATCGCGATGGCGCATGGGTTCGACTCACTCAATGTCAGCGCTGCGGGCGCAATTTTAATGGAGAGGATGCGCACGGTATGA
- the rsmI gene encoding 16S rRNA (cytidine(1402)-2'-O)-methyltransferase codes for MLTLVPTPIGNIADISLRAMDALVNADVLLCEDTRVTKKLLHLLKERYGKETAKEQSFISVHSHSEHRFLEKTDPSFFEQNVVYASDAGMPGVSDPGQMLVRYCIDHGIDYDVLPGANAVLTAFAASGFVETQLLFFGFLPHKGSDRSGALGGALYSGYTTVLYESPHRLEKLLGEIAEAEPARRLFAAKELTKMHQRYLHGTAAEVLEALGGNYKGEWVVVIEAGELRDATFSEKEILALDLPKKAAAKLIAKLTGETPKSCYQRLLETDK; via the coding sequence ATGCTGACGCTTGTCCCCACCCCGATTGGAAATATTGCCGACATTTCGCTGCGTGCCATGGACGCACTGGTCAATGCGGACGTGCTGCTCTGTGAAGACACCCGCGTGACGAAGAAACTGCTGCACCTGCTCAAAGAGCGCTACGGCAAGGAAACCGCCAAAGAACAGTCGTTCATTTCCGTCCACTCCCACAGCGAGCACCGTTTTCTTGAGAAGACCGATCCGTCGTTTTTTGAACAGAACGTTGTCTATGCCAGCGACGCGGGGATGCCGGGGGTAAGCGACCCGGGGCAGATGCTCGTGCGCTACTGCATCGATCACGGCATCGACTACGATGTACTTCCGGGGGCGAATGCCGTCCTGACGGCCTTTGCCGCCAGCGGATTTGTCGAAACGCAGCTGCTCTTTTTCGGGTTCCTTCCCCATAAAGGCAGTGACCGTTCCGGGGCGCTCGGCGGCGCGCTTTACAGCGGCTATACGACCGTACTGTATGAATCCCCGCATCGCCTCGAGAAACTCCTGGGAGAAATTGCCGAAGCGGAACCTGCACGCCGCCTCTTTGCGGCTAAAGAACTGACGAAAATGCACCAGCGCTACCTGCACGGCACGGCCGCCGAAGTGCTCGAAGCGCTCGGAGGCAATTACAAAGGCGAGTGGGTCGTTGTCATCGAGGCGGGGGAGCTGCGTGATGCGACCTTCTCCGAAAAGGAGATCCTTGCCCTTGACCTTCCGAAGAAGGCCGCGGCGAAGCTGATCGCAAAACTGACGGGAGAAACACCGAAAAGCTGTTATCAACGGTTATTGGAAACCGACAAATAA
- a CDS encoding sensor histidine kinase — protein sequence MIRTIIIVLLLSLHAVAGTVMLDPSDRGAINIVPHSAYLMEDKAPLTPGTIPEWMPRFRAAEATIYNFGFVDKPIWIRFELSRPAGDRTEWILSIGNSHIDEYSLYRLEGEGLRLLSRDGDTVNAPRIYASRMFWEKLPPAEGTATYLLQVKTQGALQIPLTVERLSEAYREESFSNLLLGLFYGVMLLLLVYNMVLYIFVREIHYFNYLAFLASYMLFQLNFDGLGPEWLWPGNVWMANSGLAFFIFFSAMFGFRFARYFLMLKRHAPQAERVIAFAEFISFLGVLSVLLLDYHTAITAAAVWSAIIPWVLIYAGIKVLPNYHAARYYLAGWIVFLLATILVALNQLGVVPTHPVMLYTQQAGSLIQMILLSFALADRINMMKHEHMAKLREFNDELQVKIALKVDELREKDRIMILQSRQAAMGEMIENIAHQWRQPLNQLSLIQSNIFFEYQLGNLSEAKMQTYQEQSETLMEYMTHTIDDFRTFFMPDREREEFCICGAIEKVLELFRPTLNRYNIGIDLKCEGRPVTLGHENEFSQVMLNLLNNAKDAMLDHGTKKPQVTIRVQTAREMIMVAVCDNGGGVADDIIDRVFDPYFTTKFKSQGTGIGLYMVKTIMEKSMNGSVSVHNRGAGACFMLDLPRKDSDAT from the coding sequence ATGATCCGTACAATTATCATCGTATTGCTTCTGTCACTGCATGCGGTTGCCGGCACGGTCATGCTGGACCCCTCGGATCGCGGCGCGATCAACATTGTCCCTCACAGTGCCTATCTGATGGAAGACAAAGCGCCTTTGACACCGGGAACGATCCCGGAATGGATGCCACGTTTCAGGGCGGCGGAAGCGACCATCTACAACTTCGGGTTCGTCGACAAACCCATCTGGATACGGTTTGAACTCTCCCGTCCCGCGGGCGACAGGACGGAGTGGATTCTGAGCATCGGGAACTCGCACATCGACGAATACAGCCTCTACCGTCTGGAGGGAGAAGGCTTGAGGCTGCTGAGCCGCGACGGCGATACCGTGAACGCCCCGCGTATCTATGCAAGCCGCATGTTCTGGGAGAAGCTGCCGCCCGCGGAGGGAACCGCCACCTACCTTCTCCAGGTCAAAACGCAGGGGGCGCTGCAGATCCCTTTGACGGTCGAACGGCTCTCCGAGGCGTATCGGGAAGAGTCTTTTTCAAACCTTCTTCTTGGCCTCTTCTACGGGGTTATGCTGCTGCTGCTTGTCTACAACATGGTGCTTTATATCTTCGTCCGGGAGATCCACTACTTCAACTATCTCGCCTTCCTGGCAAGTTATATGCTCTTCCAGCTCAATTTCGACGGACTGGGGCCCGAGTGGCTCTGGCCGGGGAACGTCTGGATGGCCAACAGCGGCCTGGCCTTTTTCATCTTCTTCTCGGCCATGTTCGGGTTTCGCTTCGCACGCTACTTCCTGATGCTCAAACGCCATGCCCCGCAGGCGGAACGCGTCATCGCCTTTGCGGAGTTCATCTCCTTTCTCGGGGTGCTTTCGGTACTGCTGCTTGATTACCATACGGCGATTACGGCGGCGGCCGTCTGGAGTGCGATCATCCCGTGGGTATTGATCTACGCCGGGATCAAGGTGCTGCCCAACTACCATGCGGCCCGTTATTACCTGGCAGGCTGGATCGTTTTCCTGCTGGCGACGATCCTCGTGGCGCTGAACCAGCTCGGGGTGGTACCGACGCATCCGGTGATGCTCTATACACAGCAGGCCGGTTCACTTATCCAGATGATTCTGCTCTCTTTCGCCCTCGCAGACCGGATCAACATGATGAAACATGAACATATGGCGAAACTGCGGGAGTTCAACGATGAGCTCCAGGTGAAGATCGCCCTCAAGGTCGACGAGCTTCGCGAGAAGGACCGCATCATGATCCTGCAGTCGCGCCAGGCGGCGATGGGGGAGATGATCGAGAATATCGCCCACCAGTGGCGGCAGCCCCTGAACCAGCTCTCCCTGATCCAGAGCAACATCTTCTTTGAGTACCAGCTGGGGAACCTCAGTGAGGCGAAGATGCAGACCTACCAGGAGCAGTCCGAGACATTGATGGAGTATATGACGCACACCATTGACGATTTCCGGACCTTTTTCATGCCGGACCGGGAGCGCGAGGAGTTCTGTATCTGCGGTGCTATCGAAAAGGTGCTGGAGCTCTTCCGGCCGACACTGAACCGGTACAATATCGGGATCGATCTCAAGTGCGAGGGACGGCCGGTGACACTGGGGCATGAGAACGAGTTTTCCCAGGTGATGCTCAACCTGCTGAACAACGCCAAGGATGCGATGCTCGACCACGGGACCAAAAAGCCGCAGGTCACGATCCGCGTGCAGACGGCCAGGGAGATGATCATGGTGGCCGTCTGCGATAACGGCGGCGGGGTCGCCGATGACATCATCGACCGGGTGTTCGACCCCTATTTCACGACGAAGTTCAAGTCGCAGGGTACGGGAATAGGCCTCTATATGGTCAAAACGATTATGGAGAAGAGCATGAACGGCAGCGTCAGCGTCCACAACCGCGGGGCGGGTGCCTGTTTCATGCTGGATCTGCCGCGAAAGGACAGTGATGCGACATGA
- a CDS encoding homoserine dehydrogenase yields MLKVGVIGVGTVGTAVVQILEDNKEMITARAGTEVVVKTGVVRTLNKERGIDIALTSDPYEVVNDPEIDIVVELMGGVEGPFDIVKKALENGKAVVTANKALLAYHRYELQELAGDLAFEYEASVAGGIPIINALRDGLSANHIESIKGIMNGTCNYMLTKMTDEGVAFDAILKESQELGYAEADPTFDIGGFDAAHKLLILASIAYGIDVKPEDILIEGIESVTQDDIAFAKEFGYAVKLLGIAKRDGDAVELRVHAALISKEQMIAKIDGVMNGVSVIGDRVGETLYYGPGAGGDATASAVVANIIDIARAGGKRSPMLGYNTPLEHGLKLRSSDEIVTKYYLRIRVEDRPGVLAKITQLFGEYEISIETMLQRPASGGFANLLFSTHNAVEGNMKEVLSQIEALSFVASKPVMIRIV; encoded by the coding sequence ATGCTTAAAGTCGGTGTCATCGGTGTCGGAACCGTCGGTACGGCCGTGGTGCAGATCCTTGAAGACAACAAGGAGATGATCACGGCGCGGGCCGGGACGGAAGTCGTCGTCAAGACCGGTGTCGTCCGGACGCTGAACAAAGAGCGGGGGATCGACATCGCCCTCACCAGCGACCCGTACGAGGTCGTAAACGACCCGGAGATCGACATCGTCGTCGAACTGATGGGTGGGGTCGAAGGCCCCTTCGACATCGTCAAGAAGGCGCTGGAGAACGGCAAGGCGGTCGTTACGGCGAACAAAGCGCTGCTGGCGTACCACCGCTATGAGCTCCAGGAGCTCGCCGGGGACCTGGCATTCGAGTACGAAGCGAGCGTCGCCGGGGGAATCCCCATCATCAACGCGCTGCGCGACGGCCTCTCCGCCAACCACATCGAGAGCATCAAGGGGATCATGAACGGTACCTGTAACTACATGCTCACGAAGATGACGGATGAGGGCGTCGCCTTCGACGCGATCCTGAAGGAGTCCCAGGAACTCGGCTATGCCGAGGCGGACCCGACCTTCGATATCGGGGGCTTCGACGCGGCGCACAAGCTGCTGATCCTTGCCTCCATCGCGTACGGGATCGACGTCAAACCCGAAGATATCCTGATCGAGGGGATCGAGTCCGTCACCCAGGATGACATCGCGTTTGCGAAGGAGTTCGGTTACGCGGTCAAACTGCTGGGCATCGCCAAGCGCGACGGCGACGCGGTCGAACTGCGGGTGCATGCGGCCCTGATCAGCAAGGAACAGATGATCGCGAAGATCGACGGCGTCATGAACGGCGTCAGCGTCATCGGCGACCGTGTCGGCGAGACCCTCTACTACGGACCGGGAGCAGGCGGTGATGCGACGGCGAGCGCGGTAGTCGCGAATATCATCGACATTGCACGGGCCGGCGGAAAACGTTCGCCGATGCTCGGCTACAACACGCCGCTGGAACACGGGCTGAAACTGCGTTCGAGCGATGAGATCGTCACCAAGTACTACCTGCGCATCCGTGTCGAGGACCGCCCGGGGGTATTGGCGAAGATTACCCAGCTTTTCGGCGAATACGAGATCTCGATCGAGACGATGCTGCAGCGTCCCGCTTCGGGCGGGTTCGCAAACCTGCTCTTCTCGACACACAACGCGGTAGAGGGGAATATGAAAGAGGTGCTGTCTCAGATCGAAGCCCTCTCCTTCGTCGCATCCAAACCGGTGATGATCCGGATCGTCTGA
- the glp gene encoding gephyrin-like molybdotransferase Glp, whose product MPVSVEEALARIHAHRPKLRREFVPIEHAIGRVLAQDVTARYNLPPFDNSAMDGYAVICADAGKRVPAEHTIFAGDREQIRIVQGQAARIMTGARIPEGTECIVPIEEVTVDGAHVTLPATLRAGQHIRLCGEDIQTDDTLLTLGETLSAYHITLLASQGITHVCVYHRPRVAIFASGSELKMHHEQVAPYQLYNTNSPTFAARATELDCDVHFVGTAADTLDALLEHIDSALQSDLIITSGGVSVGDADYTKEAFAHFSFAPLFEKVDLKPGKPTTVGTIGDTLVLNLPGNPMAAALCFELFGQALIACLSGTNAPYHNSIGAKMKQACSVRPGRRTLLPGYYDGTHFSVCEKFAPGMITPLALSNGFIMLDEACHTLGENDEVRFIPTRFVWRSGTPVSLVSTTEG is encoded by the coding sequence ATGCCCGTTTCCGTCGAAGAAGCCCTCGCCCGCATCCACGCCCACCGTCCGAAACTGCGCCGCGAATTCGTCCCCATTGAACATGCCATCGGCCGGGTACTGGCCCAGGACGTCACCGCCCGCTACAACCTTCCCCCCTTCGACAACTCCGCGATGGACGGGTACGCCGTCATCTGCGCCGACGCAGGCAAACGCGTTCCCGCCGAGCATACGATCTTTGCGGGGGACCGCGAACAGATCCGTATCGTCCAGGGCCAGGCCGCCCGGATCATGACCGGGGCGCGGATCCCCGAAGGCACGGAGTGTATCGTCCCCATCGAGGAGGTCACTGTCGACGGCGCGCATGTCACCCTGCCCGCCACCCTCAGGGCAGGCCAGCACATCCGGCTCTGCGGCGAAGACATCCAGACCGACGACACGCTGCTGACCCTGGGGGAGACCCTTTCGGCCTACCACATCACCCTCCTCGCTTCCCAGGGGATCACCCATGTCTGCGTCTACCACCGCCCGAGGGTTGCCATTTTCGCCTCGGGGAGCGAACTGAAAATGCATCACGAACAGGTGGCGCCCTACCAGCTCTACAACACCAACTCCCCGACCTTTGCGGCCCGCGCGACAGAGCTTGACTGCGACGTCCACTTCGTCGGGACGGCCGCTGATACCCTCGACGCCCTGCTCGAACATATCGACAGCGCCCTGCAGAGCGACCTCATCATCACCAGCGGCGGGGTCAGTGTCGGCGATGCGGACTATACGAAAGAGGCCTTCGCCCACTTCAGCTTTGCCCCGCTGTTTGAAAAGGTCGACCTCAAGCCGGGGAAACCGACGACGGTCGGTACCATCGGCGACACGCTCGTGCTCAACCTGCCCGGGAACCCCATGGCCGCCGCCCTCTGTTTCGAACTCTTCGGGCAGGCCCTTATCGCCTGCCTGAGCGGAACCAATGCCCCGTATCACAACAGTATCGGGGCAAAGATGAAACAGGCCTGCAGCGTCCGTCCCGGCCGGCGGACGCTGCTGCCGGGCTATTACGACGGCACCCACTTCAGCGTCTGCGAGAAATTTGCCCCGGGCATGATCACGCCGCTGGCCCTTTCGAACGGTTTCATCATGCTCGATGAGGCATGCCATACGCTCGGGGAAAATGACGAGGTGCGCTTCATCCCGACCCGTTTCGTCTGGCGCAGCGGTACCCCCGTCTCCCTCGTCAGCACGACAGAGGGGTGA
- the rpmE gene encoding 50S ribosomal protein L31, translated as MKKGIHPEYMACTVTCACGNTFETKSTKDAMRIDICNECHPFFTGSERQVDTAGRIEKFKQRYNMK; from the coding sequence ATGAAAAAAGGTATTCACCCGGAATACATGGCTTGTACAGTTACTTGTGCCTGCGGCAACACTTTTGAGACAAAGAGCACGAAGGATGCGATGCGTATCGACATCTGCAACGAGTGCCACCCGTTCTTCACCGGTTCTGAGCGCCAGGTAGACACTGCCGGACGTATCGAGAAGTTCAAGCAGCGCTACAACATGAAATAA
- a CDS encoding LL-diaminopimelate aminotransferase: protein MFDEIQFDRIRRLPKYVFAEVNDLKMAERRAGADVIDFSMGNPDGDTPAHIRDKMIESVMKTKTQGYSQSKGIYKLRLAICDWYKRRYDVDLDPDTEAVATMGSKEGYAHLAYAITNPGDVAVVPDPTYPIHSYAFILAGGSVQKMPLIFDEDYNVDEDAFFEHLETAFKDAFPKPKYVVVNFPHNPSTATVTPAFYERIVAMAKRERFYVISDIAYGDITFDGYQTPSIMSVEGAKDVAVESFTLSKSYNMAGWRVGFFVGNKKLIGALQKIKSWLDYGMFTPIQVAATVALNGDQSCVDEIVRKYDVRQDVLIDAFTRAGWPIRRNRASMFVWAKIPDCAAHLGSLEFAKRLLVEAQVAVAPGIGFGEYGEGYVRIALIENDKRIRQAAKNIKQFLKQFEENADA from the coding sequence ATGTTTGACGAAATCCAGTTTGACCGCATTCGCCGTCTCCCTAAATATGTTTTTGCAGAAGTGAACGACCTGAAAATGGCGGAGCGCCGTGCCGGTGCAGATGTTATCGATTTCAGTATGGGTAACCCCGACGGCGACACTCCGGCGCATATCCGCGACAAGATGATCGAGTCGGTGATGAAAACGAAGACCCAGGGCTATTCGCAGTCCAAGGGGATCTACAAGCTCCGCCTGGCCATCTGCGACTGGTACAAGCGCCGTTACGATGTCGACCTCGATCCTGACACCGAAGCCGTCGCCACGATGGGCTCCAAAGAGGGGTACGCCCACCTCGCCTATGCGATCACCAACCCCGGCGACGTTGCCGTCGTCCCGGACCCGACCTATCCGATCCACTCCTACGCGTTCATCCTCGCCGGGGGCAGTGTCCAGAAGATGCCGCTGATCTTTGATGAAGATTACAACGTCGACGAAGACGCGTTCTTCGAGCACCTGGAGACGGCCTTCAAGGACGCTTTCCCGAAGCCGAAATACGTGGTTGTCAACTTCCCGCACAACCCCTCGACGGCAACGGTGACACCGGCGTTCTACGAACGTATCGTCGCGATGGCGAAGCGGGAGCGTTTCTACGTCATCTCCGACATCGCTTACGGTGACATCACTTTCGACGGCTATCAGACGCCCTCCATCATGAGCGTCGAAGGGGCCAAGGACGTCGCCGTCGAATCGTTCACGCTCTCAAAGAGCTACAACATGGCCGGATGGCGCGTCGGTTTCTTTGTCGGGAACAAGAAGCTCATCGGCGCACTGCAGAAGATCAAAAGCTGGCTGGATTACGGGATGTTCACCCCGATCCAGGTCGCCGCGACCGTGGCGCTCAACGGCGATCAGAGCTGCGTGGACGAGATCGTCCGCAAGTACGATGTGCGCCAGGACGTCCTGATCGACGCCTTTACCCGCGCCGGCTGGCCGATCCGCCGCAACCGCGCCTCCATGTTCGTCTGGGCGAAGATCCCCGACTGCGCGGCGCACCTGGGCTCGCTCGAATTTGCCAAGCGTCTCCTGGTCGAGGCACAGGTCGCGGTCGCCCCGGGCATCGGCTTCGGCGAATACGGCGAAGGGTATGTCCGTATCGCCCTGATCGAGAACGACAAGCGTATCCGCCAGGCGGCGAAGAACATCAAGCAGTTCCTGAAGCAGTTCGAGGAAAACGCCGATGCTTAA